One stretch of Nicotiana tabacum cultivar K326 chromosome 18, ASM71507v2, whole genome shotgun sequence DNA includes these proteins:
- the LOC107761702 gene encoding putative peroxygenase 5 isoform X1 — MASSSSLQPDGMGNHDQLTPLEKHVMFFDINKDGIIYPWETYLGFRKLGRNIFRSLLAAVLIHLVLSHKTRPGKWPSLLFPIVIKNIKYGKHGSDSDAYDAEGRFVPEKFEEIFKKYAHKNANSLTADEVNELLKKNREPKDYFGWLNATTDWRLLYDLAKNKNGELTKEAVRAVYDGSLFEQMTMARENASKKSS; from the exons ATGGCTTCATCAAGCAGCCTTCAACCTGATG GGATGGGAAATCATGACCAGCTTACTCCTTTAGAAAAACATGTAATGTTCTTTGATATCAACAAAGATGGAATAATATACCCTTGGGAAACATATCTAG GTTTCAGAAAACTGGGACGTAATATTTTCCGCTCACTTTTGGCTGCTGTTCTCATTCATCTTGTTCTCAGTCACAAGACTCGACCG GGAAAATGGCCGTCTCTACTGTTTCCCATTGTGATTAAAAACATCAAATATGGAAAGCATGGCAGTGATTCTGATGCTTATGATGCTGAAGGAAG ATTTGTGCCAGAGAAGTTTGAGGAGATCTTCAAGAAGTATGCTCATAAAAATGCAAATTCATTAACAGCTGACGAAGTGAACGAGTTGCTCAAGAAAAATAGAGAACCTAAAGACTACTTTGGATG GCTTAATGCTACAACAGATTGGAGGCTCCTATATGATTTGGCGAAAAACAAGAATGGTGAATTGACGAAAGAAGCGGTACGAGCTGTTTATGATGGAAGCCTTTTTGAACAAATGACAATGGCAAGAGAGAATGCTTCTAAGAAGTCAAGCTAG
- the LOC107761702 gene encoding putative peroxygenase 4 isoform X2, with the protein MASSSSLQPDGFRKLGRNIFRSLLAAVLIHLVLSHKTRPGKWPSLLFPIVIKNIKYGKHGSDSDAYDAEGRFVPEKFEEIFKKYAHKNANSLTADEVNELLKKNREPKDYFGWLNATTDWRLLYDLAKNKNGELTKEAVRAVYDGSLFEQMTMARENASKKSS; encoded by the exons ATGGCTTCATCAAGCAGCCTTCAACCTGATG GTTTCAGAAAACTGGGACGTAATATTTTCCGCTCACTTTTGGCTGCTGTTCTCATTCATCTTGTTCTCAGTCACAAGACTCGACCG GGAAAATGGCCGTCTCTACTGTTTCCCATTGTGATTAAAAACATCAAATATGGAAAGCATGGCAGTGATTCTGATGCTTATGATGCTGAAGGAAG ATTTGTGCCAGAGAAGTTTGAGGAGATCTTCAAGAAGTATGCTCATAAAAATGCAAATTCATTAACAGCTGACGAAGTGAACGAGTTGCTCAAGAAAAATAGAGAACCTAAAGACTACTTTGGATG GCTTAATGCTACAACAGATTGGAGGCTCCTATATGATTTGGCGAAAAACAAGAATGGTGAATTGACGAAAGAAGCGGTACGAGCTGTTTATGATGGAAGCCTTTTTGAACAAATGACAATGGCAAGAGAGAATGCTTCTAAGAAGTCAAGCTAG